In the genome of Arachis hypogaea cultivar Tifrunner chromosome 9, arahy.Tifrunner.gnm2.J5K5, whole genome shotgun sequence, the window gctccgtagctcaagatatggctctcggaaggtggaggtgaatagtaAAACTCCAAttcccttctcttctctcttctcaccgtccctctctctttattttctgaAAAATGAGGCTATTGCCAAATGGCCTCGTAACttccttttatatgttgggcttggacccAATTTGAGTCCGGTCCAATCCATTAGCGGTTTTAGCTCGTTTGGCTCACTTTtggtcaaaacctttaagattagtatccgattttcaattctaaattatttttgtcattttaaaacaataaatcaatttttaaaatcttatttttctcaaaacacaGTACTGGACAGATTTAAACCGGTTCGACCGGCTCGGCTGCCGTACGCGGTTTTTCTcgatttttcgcagaaaatatattttctgactcagaaaaattcattaaaaccaaatttcacctttatattttcaattaaaacttctaaattttaaatctatttcagacactttaaaaattattatttttattaaagcgaTTAGGCCAGTTGTTATACCAAAAACCATGTATTACACGTGGGATTTGATGTATGCAACGTGAAGAAGCAAATAGAGACCAATTGTGCCTTATTTAGCCATGCATGCAACATGGGACTTGGTGAGTGCAATGTGAAGATCAAATCGATGCCAATTATGCCAAGGAGGGTCATGCGTGCAACGTGGAGGATAACGCATTGCACTTGGGGATTAAAATAGAGGCCAATTGCTCAAAGAAAGGGCCATGCGTTGTACTTGGGAGGCTATGCTTACAACGCACCAAATGGGTCATTTCCAAAGCCTTTAATTCTTCACTAATCCTTcattaattctttaatttttcaagtaCTTAATTGAATGATCTAATATTAAGTTTCAAGCCTATGATTTCAATTAAGCAAGGCAtcaagttttgaattttaaatacaAGAAAGATCACTAAATAATTAAGAATTGTTAGAAAAATATTGATTTGATTAGGTtagattttgttttgatttagtttgagTTTCATTTATAGGTTTGGTTTTAGGTTTTAATAAGTCCTAGGACTTTGCCCATGGATCAGACAATACACCACATTTTACAGTTTTACTTTTATTCCACTACGAGTAGCTAATCTCCTTTGTTGAGGTTGGGAATTCTGTTCAtctttttatagattattaatttaaatgttctactttatttgagatttatactttgatttattttatgagtgagttttcgttcttcattcctaaagatttagaattgttgaaaaatattttaactctattttgaattctaaatattattttgaaaaaagtaatatttgaattagtttaaaaactttttctcactacttttttatttaactagGAATAATGTTTCAAAGAATGTGCGACacatattgatttttaattgctCTAGTTtaaataagtgacataaaattcggattaaaatttttttggaaattaTTATTTCTTGATTGTTGACGCAGTTGTGGTGCGTGTTTTTtagtttttgtgcttttattttggTTGTTTATCTCTTTTTTGAATGtgttatttttgttgattttgttgtaCCTAATTTCTTTTCTAGGAGTTAGTGAGTTGTTAGTCATCatcgaaaaaaaaattacatgatGTACTTTTTTATCATTGAACTAGTGGGATGGTATTGAATtatgaaaagataaaataaaaaaaaatataaaaggatgATAATCATAAAAaagagtagaaaaataaaaaattaataccaaaatcaaaaataataccaaatttttttaatcctacagtattttcttttttattaatcttTGTTTTAACATGTATGTGATATATATTCAACGTATCATTTCAGAGTTACAAAGAGTAGAGTGgtataaatcttttttttattattgatgacAATGCTAgatagggatgtcaatgggacAGGGTGGGGGCGGGAGATGCCTCCCTGCTTCCTATCCCCACCCCCAGATTTACTCCCCGTTTCCGCTTCCGTTCTTTGCCGTTGGAAAATATTACTCTCCATCCCCATTTTTCAAGGGTCCCCTTCTCCGTGGGGATCCCATTCCCCATCTATCTAATagatctaattaattattaattttcatatgaatagaGGTATAAGTATCCAttctataaaaaattaacaagattttatacaaaaagtctaaacaATAAGATAAtgacttctttcgaaatgacGCAATGGGGGATGCAACGGCAAGCCAGAAGATAGAGAAGTGAACAAGGTGGGAGACGCGGCAATAGAGAGAAGAATGGATATGACGACAAAGTTACGTAAAGGAACACCAGAGCACGATGCGGTTAGAAGGGAGAGCGGCGAGagggtggctgcagagaggttggatggagtataGACAACGTTAGAGATTTTTGAATTGAAGAAGAGTTATGCAAATGAGGATGAGGAGTTTTGGGTTTCTATGTGTGTGTGTGGGGGGGGGGATAGAGTGGGGATCCCCGCGTGTGTGGGGATAGAGCGGGGATCCCCGCGTCTGCCTCGGGGGAATGTGTGTGTGCGGGGATAaagcggggatccccgctcgggtccccgcgTCTGCCTCGGGAGAATTTTGTCCCCCGTCTTCATCCCCACGGAGAAAATTCTCCACAATCGGATCCCTATTCGAGGCAGTCCCAGCAGAGATCCCTGCGTCTCAGAGAATTTTGTCATCTCTAATGCTAGAAATAACAATGGGATAAGTGTTTATTTCTTTGTTATTCTTGGtttgttctttttgttttgctttaCTTCGTGTGTTGAGCTTccttacttaaaaaaaaatcatatattaacCATTATTTTGTAAATGTACATATAAATAGAGATATATTAacacatataaaaaaatttaattttgacactaaaattttttaattataatgtaaaaaattttaattgtatcatttttaattaaatgatgtacttttttaattattaaactaGTTGGAtagaattaaattataaaaagataaaataaaaagaaaaaaataaaaaaataataatcataaaGAAACGtggaaaaaaaagttttaaattataaaaaattaatcaaaaaaataataccaaaattttttaataattaattattttcctttttattaACCTTTATTTTAACATGTGATATATATGTTCATATATTAACCATTATTTTGTAAATGTATAGATAGAGATACATCaacacataaaaataaatatcacTAATAAGAACTGATTTCTTTTTTCGTTATACTGATATAGATCAAAATGATGGGAAAGACGGCTTAAAATATGCcacaaatttattaattatgcGAGCCAATATTTAGATACTTGCATAGGATTTTGATCAGCATTAGTCTTCGTTTTGATTTTTGACATGTCACCAGAAGACAGCTATAGATTCTAAATTTGTGATTTAAGCATTACGACAAGTAATTTTCATTATCCCCACTAATGCCTTGGTTGGAGGTTGGTGAAGGAAGATGatatgtgtgtatttttctcaaGTATAGTTGAATTGGAATGACACTATATATTCTTGCCTTATTTTTCTTCTAGTTTTAGAACTTTCCACTAGCTAACCTAATTGCAATTATTAAAGGATAAACACATATTGACTCACTAATTAATTATGGTTGaatcaaataagaaaagaaaattcaTGACGAATACAAATAAAACCGACGTCATTTCCTTTCACATCTTTCCCCAAACATTTTTTTAGAGGGAACTATcaagatatatataaaatataaatagaaagaaCACCatgatatatattttctttttctcttgtaATTAGTATTTTCCGTTttgaaaaattcaataaaaattgtaTCTTTTGTAagagttatttaaatttattcggATTTTTTATCCTCCTAGAATTCTGTATTAgtttttgtattatcttatatATGAGGACTGAATTTTCTTATATGTCATTTtagaagaatttaattttaatgcgttgctaatataaaattttttttatatctaattATATGATGTCGTATaagtaaaaataactatttgtTATTTTAATGATATGAATAGTCATTTAAAATAATAGATGTGATTAGacgattatataaaattttttataatatcaatgtattaaaattaaattttattatagtaACATAAAAATTCCTATCaaagttatatatattattgacaGAATCACTCATCAGagaacaaaattttaaatcaaaaaatattATCCAACAAAAatgttattaacaaaattattcattttttcaaTAGATCTATAGTCAAGATATTTTTCTTACACCaaatttcttttacttttctagATAATTTTATTAGCGACacaatcattaaaaaaattatatttcattctatttttgttttttgttttctttttgattaGGTGTTGATGTTTGAATGAGGAACAATAAGAAGTTTCAAGCACCTAAAGtcctaaacttaaaaaataaatcctTCTACAAAAAGAAAGGGACAAAAAAATCACAATCGCGTCTCTGATTCATTTTCTATATAcaatctaacaaaagaaaaatttattagATTATATCAATTTGCAAACAAACATCAACGACGCCTGAAATTGGTCATTCATGGTtatgttttcatcatcaccaaccACTTTTTGGACAAATTTTTGTGAGAAAAATACTCTAAACGGTTCTAATAATTATTTCGAAAGACAatgaaatttttaacaaaaaaataaatattttttttgctttctgatcattatttttataaaattgattaGTCTTTTTATCAGTATTTTCTGTCAATATTAACAGAATAAACCTACATAGCATGTTAAACTGTAATTTATCCATTAACAACCAACTAATATTAACAAATTcttttttgttagaaagtctCATTGTCTTTTAAAAACAATTGTCAAagctgtttaatttttatttttatattattcttttcaaatatattagctaaattagttaaatttattgtgtaaaactaagaaatattaatgatttttaatttatttttatttataaaaattaaatgaaaaatatattaataattaacgtATCACATAACTATATTTTGAAGAGAGATCGTTGACAGATAAATTAATCAGTCtcataaaattaaatatcaataatcgaaaaagatattttttgttcAAAGATCTCGTAAtccttaaaaaaaattaccaaagTTGGATTGAATATtcactcaattttttttcttttttcataatttttaatttctttatatatTTCCTTTATTGTATATGTCACACGGAAAATAAGTGTGGTTAACATTGGTAGAAAATACAAAACCATTAGCGAATTATATAGAATCCATTTCTgcctcaaattaaaaaaaatccaattcgTCAATAGGCTGAAGAAGTCAATGAATAATTTGGCCAATATCAACctcattaacaaattaaaaataatattcttgaGCGTTTGTGACTTTGTAAGGTAAGAACATaggaaaaatactaaaatagttcATTGCTTCCTACGCAAGACTCCATGAGAAAGGCAACATTTGTCAATGCAACAACAAAGTGgaaatatccaaaaaagaaaaataaaaaaatacaatacattaaaaaaaaaaagaaaagaaaagaagagaaaaatctatTTGCTTAATTAGCTTCAATCCCCACATAAGTCTTAATAATGGGAAAGCGCAGTAGCGCACATTTGTCAcaataaaattaactaaatataaagtatattaaaaaatcatcaaaatttatttttttttatcatcagttaattgttaatatttaaaaatatgaaataaaatatattattaaattattaaattaaaaaaattaatttaatgactaaatgatgacaaaaaaataataaattctgataaccGAACATTTCTcattaaatattttgaaaaaaacttAAAGAAATGCTTCACAACTTATACCATATGTCCATATTCCTTAACATTATACAACACATATTATGTAAATGTGGAAATATCTTCGTTTAAGATGATATATTTAATTATCATCATTCACTCGTTtataatatcaaaaaaaaaaaaaacagcaaaagaTACATGGTTATGAACAAACTTCGCTGTCCCACACCACTTACTATCACACCAAATTTGGTGTACAACAGTACAAGTAACATTAAGTCCAAAAAAATCATGTTGGAATTTCGGAAGATCAAACAATCAAAATCAAGCCCcaagataaaaaagaaaagcTAAATCTATGAAGCTACATAATGTACACTATAACTTCCTTTGTGTTCCCCTATACtctgtttttcattctttcttttttgtttttcactcCACTACCTTTTAGCTAAGATTACATGCAACATgcataattaattaatgtttATAGACTATAAACGAACTATTCACGGAAagttatctttatataaaaataatagttatttataaaaattcagatgcaatcaacttcacataaaattgatagttgagaatcgttaaataattttgactaaattttcatctaacatatctcaattatcaacttcacgtaaagttgattgCACTTGAATTTTCACGTTAAAATAATTTGACGTGAGGAGGTGACTAAATTGGCAATATGGGGCGATTTCCATCACAATTATGTGTCTCTGGTCCTTGTTTGGGAAAGTAGGGACTGGTAGCAAGAGTCTTATACAGAGCAGTGTCAGAGTAAACAGCACGAGACCTGATTGGCTTAACCCTACACCTACGGCTACGACTTTTTCGCTCCTTCTTTAAATTATTGCgacccttctccttctcctttttctctCCCTTTATTTCCTCTTCAACTTTACCTTCTTCGTTAATATTGCTGTTGTCATAACAAGAACAATCGGTTACAACAACCACTTCAGTGGGGGCCACATAAACAAAATGACCAATTGGGATATCGTTAAGTTCCAAGAGAGGCTCCAAGGTCTTAACCACGGTTCGCATTGAAGGCCTATTCTTTGCGTGGTGGCTTAGGCATTGGTAAGCCAAAGATGCTAACTTTCTTGCACCTTGTGTTGAGTACTGACCCTCAAGTCTTGGGTCCATTATTCTCTCAAGTTTAAGAGAATCCTTTAGCATTGGCCTTGCCCACTCTACTAAATCTTGCTCTCTGCTTGGCCGTTTCTTGTCCACTGATTTTCTTCCCGTTAGTAGCTCTAACAGAACAACTCCATAGCTATACACGTCGCTCATGGTTGTCAAATGACCTAATTAAGAGTAATTAAAGTTACACATTTATCAAATCTAACGATAAAAACAGGAATACTTGATTATGTAATGTACAGAGAATTAAGTACTTACGAATTCAAAAAATGAATTCAATTTTCATACACTATTAATTGCGTATTATTCTATGAAACAGAGACACCGACACATTAATTTTAATGTTTGTTAAAGAcacaaaaataagttatatatataaaatataaaatattttttaataagttataataatattttaatattgaaAGCTATTAAGATAAAGACGTTAAAAacgtctttttataaaaatattttttaataattaaaatttaatacatataattgattaaatcgtattatttttattaaaattaggttagacaaattgatttaacagaaaaatagtaaatcaaatattgaattgatctaaattaatattatttgttataaaaaatGATTACAATACTCTATTATGAAAAATGagtaaaatacttctattatatatattaattttgaaaatcataaattttagtcctttatttttctattgtaagattaggatttagaatttttaaaattatttaattattttttataataagggtattgtagtaattttttattaaaaaataatattaatttagatcaattcaagatttgattcaccatttttttccttaaatcaatttgtctagtctaattttgataaaaataacatgatttaatcgattatatatgttaaattttaattactaaaaaacatcattaaaaaaagacgttttggACATCTTTATCTAAATAacttcttttaatattttattaatattaaagtacaaattatatatttaatatcaaaCAAATGTGATGTCTAAAATGTGTCAAACACGTAAATACCTGTCATGATATACTCAGGAGCAGCATAACCGCGGGTACCCATAACACGAGTTGTAACATGTGTTTGATCTTCCCCTGGTCCATCTATTGCTAAACCGAAATCCGACAGCTTCGCATTGTAATCCTGAAAAACAAGAACTTAATTATTGTGTGTTCATTGTAATAATTAACTAAATGCAtacttgaaaattaattaattaataagttaTTGCTTGATGGAATGATGGAACTTACAGCGTCTAACAGAATGTTTGAGGCTTTAACATCTCTGTATATGACTggcttttcttcttcatgaaggAAACAAAGTCCCTTTGCAGCCCCAATTGCTATTTTGATTCTTGTTAGCCACGGCAATGTTGCTAAATAAcctgcattttttttttcaaaggaattgaataaaaattatgaacaaagaaattctttttttttttcaaaactggcttttgttttttattttaaacatcaTTTTTCACCCTCGAAAAATTATAGttccaataaaataattaataaactaaaaaaaaaaaagcctttcGAGATCTTCCAAAAATAATGAAATTGAGCCTCTCAAAAATCACAAGAATTTGACAAACAAACTTAAATTTGACCTTCTTTTAttcaaaagatatttttatcaaaaccaaaattcaaaattatggcATACAATTTTCTTTTGCTAATTATGCAGAGAAAGGCATGCATGTACATGCCTTTGAAAAGCTTCTCTTCCAGATTGCCCCTTTCCATGTATTCATAGACAAGAAGCCTGTGTTCATCTTCACAGCAGTATCCAATTAAGTTCACCAGATTGCGATGCTTCAACTGCCCCAAGAAGATTACTTCAGCCTATgcacagtaaaaaaaaaaagaagaagaaacgaaAAAGACTAGATAAGATAacacattaataataatatcatcaTTATATTTGAGAAACTtctaatacaaaaataataaaaattaagatGGCCACTTCAATGTTAACCTATTCATGCGAAGATAGTATTGAAAAACATTAGatagtttaatatttttaattgaatatattCGATTGAACTATTTAACGATTTACAATATTATATTCAAGTAAAGATGGTTTCGTAGAAATAACCATTTTTAATAATTGATACTGTGAAAATGTTAGGAAGAGAATTGATTCATACCAACCACTCTCTGTGTCCTTGTTTGCCATCCAAATTGAGGGCCTTAACAGCAACAACCTGAGGCACAAGTCTGGGCTTAAATTTCTCATCAATGAACCCTTTATAAACCTTTCCGAATCCACCTTCGCCGAGGAAATTGTTCTTACTGAACCCATGTGTGATCTCTTTCAGCTCCTGGTAAGTGAAAATATGAATGTTTGATCCAATTCCTGTGAGGGAATTTGACAAATCACTCATTATAGACTGTGAAGAAGAATTGCTCAGATCAGAGAGCGAGATTCTCCTAGAAAGTGTCTTTTTTGAAACTGATGATGTGTGTGTTTCGTCCAAGGAAGAATTGGAAAAGGGATTGTCTTTGAAACAACCAACTATGAAGGATTTCCACATAACCCTTTTCTGGGAaggcattttctttcttctctttcttttttctattattCCAAGCGAGTTTGATGTAGCTTTATCACTATCTGCAAAAATGTGATGACAAAGCTTAGCTTTTATAGGTTGGAGAGACCAAAGCTACAGTATTTTGgaacattttttttaagagactttgaaacaagaatttaatttttatataatgtaactataaaataattttatatgcgTGTTTAATTAAATAACGctttattagtaaaaaataattatgttttattagtaaaaataattatttttttgattgaTGGTATGAATGAAtgatcattaaaaaaataaatataattaaataattgtataaaatattttaaatttttaaaataataataaaaaattaaactaaaaaatcttatgtatttttgttttttcatgaaAGATCTTATGTCATATAAACCAAATCCAAAATCTTATGTCACTGGCCGTATTGTGTTTTTCTTCGTTGTAGGCCTAACGGATGATAAAAGTAAACTTGGTAGCAGCCAAGTCCTGCTTCAGCTGCTGCcctcatttttttaaaatgtaaatcaataaataaataaattcaatctACATGTCCACTTCTGTGGTTGGTTACCGTTGAATTTTTTAACTTTAACTAGAACTAATATAAACAGGATTTGccgattttgtgtgtttttattttattttattttatttttaaattatcggTATTTAACCCCCCCTATTATTAAGATATTACTCTAACTCGTTACGTAAACACAACTAAATTCGGTCTTGTAAAATGTTTGAAGAGATTATTATAAGCACcttatttaataaataagaatataaatgTATATTtacgtttttaattttaaaaaaattaagagtatttttaaaattaaaattctaatataaccttatattaaataatatatatatatgtgtatatatatttctactttttatttatttatatttattaaaatcatTTAAACTATGAAAAGCAATTTTCAAATACAATagtcacttttatttttatttatcaaatataattattataactttagaaaattatctttaaaatttaattttaataaattacttttgaatgaaaaataaaaatatactaaatcaGACCTAAAAATTGTTCACGCTATTATATTGtttaatagaaattaaattatataaaagttttttttctatataaaattataaataatatatataagcgGGCCAAAGGGGATTTTAGTTTGTCTTTGATCTTTctcattttagttatttatttatttttcattcatgCGGTAAATATAATTGACTCTAACTCCGTGTGATCGATCTAAATAAGAcatgttaattttaataatgaAAAAGAGTGAGATGGCCTTTATGTTTAATTTCTTCGTCAAAATGATTGGAGATATCGTGGAAACAAGTGGTTCGAAAAATGCCAAATTGCTTAGCATGCCTTTCTTCAACCTTATTTCATTGTGATGACGCTGTgccactctcttctttcttctcttctgcaGGCTTCTAACCTGCTCCATTTTCACACTCACACATGCAAATTAAACAAAAGTCGTTGTGGCTGCAAGAATTTTTTTCCTTGGAGTAAAAGTAAAAGTTGAagtaaaaaacagaaaaaatattttgtacttAATATATTTATAGAAGTATTTTATATTACACGtgacaaatatataaaaaaaattgtataaaaatacaattataaaaaaattattttacatatataataTGGTATTTTAAAAGAATAAGGGGTATAATTGTCATGAAACTACTATATCTAAAAGTTTAACTTGATAGGAGAAAGCAAAATGAATAGTTATatctttaataataattattttattataaatattcatttattggcataaaataaaataattacataagttttaatagaaaatattagctatatatttaatctttttaataatattttaattaacaaattttGATAATAGTAGTTATGATTTTATATTTACAAAcggacatatttttttaaaaaaaaaaatatatcgacataaatttttaatattaatctttttataaaatttttctatCTTCAAGAAGCAGAAGTATGCACTTATCTATTTCttcaaaaataccaaaaaaaaaacatatttctgcttccccattttttttaaaaaaaagaaaagaataaaaacatATACAAACAagtcagaaaataaaataagtactcattttttttaagaaaaagaaaaagactttTATTCTAGAAGCACAAACAAAAGATGCCAGCATTCTGTGTTATTGACATTTATTTAACTAGTAGATTAATGCTGTATGTAATAGACATTAAtatgtttattaattttatatttatgttatattaaaagcagtaaaaaaaatagaaaattttattgaaaaacaaactaaaattctattcttatctttttagtggtagaaaaaaaaattattttaatattagtaaGAGCATATCACAtaaaaatatattcaattttaCATAAATctcctaaaaaaaaatattacgtaAAAGTCTTATTTCTGTGTAAATCGTTTAATGAAATCTATTTAAAAGTTTGCATGTAAATTGAATTTAATGCATTTGATTTAGAGTTTTTAGTAGTAAATCGATCTTATTAGCTTCAATTTATTATATAGGAGAATGAGTAGATTATGGTAAATCGAATTGGTTGAATTCGATTTACTCAATAACAACTTCATCAAGTAAATTGACTCTACTAAAttcgatttattatttacaatcaTCCTGCATAAATCGAATTAATATAATTCGATTTAGTGTACGTATCCAACCTATATAAATACGAGCAAAATGTTGAATCCTCGTTAGAGTGGTACCACAATGGCTATGGATGATAGTTTTTTAGTGCTTGTGCACTACAAAGGCGCGATTAAGAAAAAAATGCGAGTGagaataaaatttattgataaGGATCCGTGAGTGCCTTTATCAGACCTTCTCTGAACCTTGTTGATTTT includes:
- the LOC112710499 gene encoding putative receptor-like protein kinase At1g72540; the encoded protein is MPSQKRVMWKSFIVGCFKDNPFSNSSLDETHTSSVSKKTLSRRISLSDLSNSSSQSIMSDLSNSLTGIGSNIHIFTYQELKEITHGFSKNNFLGEGGFGKVYKGFIDEKFKPRLVPQVVAVKALNLDGKQGHREWLAEVIFLGQLKHRNLVNLIGYCCEDEHRLLVYEYMERGNLEEKLFKGYLATLPWLTRIKIAIGAAKGLCFLHEEEKPVIYRDVKASNILLDADYNAKLSDFGLAIDGPGEDQTHVTTRVMGTRGYAAPEYIMTGHLTTMSDVYSYGVVLLELLTGRKSVDKKRPSREQDLVEWARPMLKDSLKLERIMDPRLEGQYSTQGARKLASLAYQCLSHHAKNRPSMRTVVKTLEPLLELNDIPIGHFVYVAPTEVVVVTDCSCYDNSNINEEGKVEEEIKGEKKEKEKGRNNLKKERKSRSRRCRVKPIRSRAVYSDTALYKTLATSPYFPKQGPETHNCDGNRPILPI